Proteins encoded in a region of the Clostridium beijerinckii genome:
- a CDS encoding trimeric intracellular cation channel family protein, whose amino-acid sequence MNDINILEYLGIFAFAASGAHVAIEEKFDLFGIYILATVTAMGGGVLRDIVTNVGIPLFFENYTTIPFIILGATIPVILRGKLKYNNMFVIIDAIGLSAFSVSSGIKALESGYNLMLFLFATSITGVGGGVLRDIITNRKPEIFKTDVYCIACILGSLLLWFLYPLLGTHLSQHISLIVIFSIRMICYIKKINLPIIDKN is encoded by the coding sequence ATGAATGATATTAATATATTGGAGTATCTAGGCATATTTGCATTTGCAGCATCTGGGGCTCATGTTGCAATCGAGGAAAAATTCGACTTATTCGGTATATATATTCTCGCTACCGTCACAGCTATGGGAGGTGGAGTTCTTCGTGATATTGTAACGAATGTTGGAATTCCATTATTTTTTGAAAACTATACAACTATTCCTTTTATTATTTTAGGTGCAACAATTCCTGTTATACTTCGTGGAAAACTAAAATATAATAATATGTTTGTGATAATAGATGCAATAGGGCTTTCAGCTTTTTCTGTCTCTTCTGGAATTAAAGCTCTTGAAAGTGGCTATAATTTAATGCTCTTTCTATTTGCTACAAGCATTACTGGGGTTGGTGGAGGCGTACTTAGAGATATAATTACCAATAGAAAACCTGAAATTTTTAAAACTGATGTTTACTGCATTGCATGTATTCTTGGTTCACTTTTACTGTGGTTTCTATATCCACTTTTAGGAACTCACTTATCTCAGCATATATCATTAATCGTTATTTTTTCAATCAGAATGATTTGTTATATAAAAAAAATAAATCTTCCTATAATTGATAAGAATTAA
- a CDS encoding Cof-type HAD-IIB family hydrolase — MKKAVFFDIDGTLMDCLNGITDIRPRVKKTIRSLQANGDYVFIATGRPYAFLNESLYNFGFDGFVLTNGAYVKVKEKCIYKESLKRDSIKELVYNFEQRNIQYILQGETYSYIKDEYKKLHSFYDSFSISKKYFQSEYDLEKVETYKIEMLYDDKTGMDYCLNLANEDYDYIHNIEEKSFELYSKSNTKATGILKVLDFLDIPIENSYAFGDGKNDIEMLSTVGCGIAMGNAEDYVKEHAKEVTDTVQNDGVALGIERFIY, encoded by the coding sequence ATGAAAAAAGCAGTTTTTTTTGACATAGATGGGACTTTAATGGACTGTTTAAATGGAATAACAGATATTAGACCTAGAGTAAAAAAAACAATTCGCTCACTCCAAGCAAATGGAGATTATGTATTTATTGCAACAGGCAGACCATATGCCTTTTTGAATGAATCTTTGTATAACTTTGGATTTGATGGCTTTGTTCTTACCAATGGAGCATATGTAAAAGTTAAGGAAAAATGTATATATAAAGAATCTCTTAAAAGGGACTCTATAAAAGAATTAGTGTATAATTTTGAGCAGCGTAATATTCAATATATCTTGCAAGGAGAAACATATTCATATATTAAAGATGAATATAAAAAATTACATTCTTTCTATGATTCTTTTAGTATATCTAAAAAGTATTTCCAATCCGAATATGATCTAGAAAAAGTAGAGACATACAAAATTGAGATGCTATATGATGATAAAACTGGAATGGATTATTGCTTGAATTTAGCGAATGAGGATTATGATTATATTCATAATATAGAGGAAAAATCTTTTGAACTATATTCAAAATCAAATACAAAGGCAACTGGAATATTAAAAGTATTGGACTTTTTAGATATTCCAATAGAAAATAGCTATGCTTTTGGAGATGGTAAGAATGATATAGAAATGTTATCTACAGTAGGATGTGGGATTGCTATGGGGAATGCGGAGGATTACGTTAAAGAACACGCCAAGGAAGTAACTGATACAGTACAAAATGATGGAGTAGCTTTAGGAATAGAGCGATTTATCTACTAA
- a CDS encoding bifunctional diguanylate cyclase/phosphodiesterase translates to MKTYNVKYRDFKTLQLYVNSNDIVKYNNILVQVFSGICNKEFINEIIRNLKLLIPQCKIVGATSSGEILNGDIFERECIISISVFDKTIIKSILVKDNIPDFSKGVKIASQLIGPDTKAIISFGDLSITGDDLLKGINSVNDQVLVAGGIAGKSDPAYETYVFTEEGVAKNAVAAVALKGKFLNVNNGSSFNCIPIGKEHEITLVEDNIVKKIGTISVKEFYNKYLGTKSNEQIIRMGNKFPLMVKRNNRYFTVHVLKFINAEEALISTKLDIGEKIRIGFGDLREILQSAKEMYGEITKCPCESLLIYSCDSRKNIFKKVNAKEIIPFKDLSVGGFYTFGEFNNVNNKNMFYTETMTVLALSEDIDARIKIISEIDDEYSYFNEEDSALYNLIKNTGEELNQLNIKLEEKIKEKTDELEKQYYTDKLTGLENRNKLINDLCIEKYNKLTIVDIRSFNDINDFYGNTIGDKVLKDISKLISWYCKENKLNSYRVNSDIFAIASSGIAKEDFIAKIQFLQNEINNQCFVYEEGKIFLTIVMGVALEEESLFEKAEMALNYAKKNKELFQIYRKDLNIYEGIKENIIWTKKIKDAIAENRIVPFFQPIVNNNLKTIEKCEALIRMIDENGKVISPYFFLDIAKRAGLYKELTIIMLEKTFEVLNKTNYEISINLLLQDIMNSEIRALIIKKLKNVRNPEKIVFEIVESEGIENFNEVTEFIKEIKKYGSKIAIDDFGTGYSNFNYLMKLNVDYIKIDGSIIKNVHKDKSAEIVTKTIVLFAKELGIETIAEFVSEEEIYNKIKDLNVDYSQGYYFSEPKENIG, encoded by the coding sequence ATGAAAACCTATAATGTTAAATATAGGGACTTTAAAACTTTACAATTATACGTAAATAGCAATGACATAGTGAAATATAATAATATATTAGTACAGGTGTTTTCTGGAATATGCAATAAAGAATTTATAAATGAAATAATTAGAAATTTAAAATTATTAATTCCTCAATGTAAAATAGTTGGGGCTACGTCGTCAGGTGAAATCCTAAATGGAGATATATTTGAACGGGAGTGCATAATCTCCATAAGTGTTTTTGATAAAACAATAATTAAATCCATCTTAGTTAAGGATAACATACCTGATTTTAGTAAAGGTGTGAAAATAGCTAGTCAGCTAATTGGGCCTGATACAAAGGCAATAATATCTTTTGGTGATTTAAGCATTACGGGTGATGATCTTTTAAAAGGAATAAATTCTGTAAATGATCAAGTTCTAGTAGCGGGTGGAATTGCTGGAAAGAGCGATCCAGCGTATGAAACATACGTTTTTACAGAAGAAGGAGTAGCAAAAAACGCAGTAGCTGCAGTTGCTTTAAAAGGTAAATTTTTAAATGTAAATAACGGAAGTAGTTTTAATTGTATACCTATAGGGAAAGAACACGAAATAACATTGGTAGAAGATAACATAGTAAAAAAGATAGGAACTATATCAGTAAAAGAATTTTATAACAAGTATTTGGGTACTAAAAGTAATGAGCAAATTATACGTATGGGAAATAAGTTCCCATTAATGGTAAAAAGAAATAATAGATATTTTACTGTTCATGTATTAAAATTCATAAATGCAGAAGAAGCACTTATATCTACAAAGCTAGATATTGGTGAAAAAATAAGGATTGGTTTTGGTGACTTAAGAGAAATTTTGCAAAGTGCAAAGGAAATGTATGGTGAGATTACAAAGTGCCCATGTGAAAGCTTATTGATATATTCATGTGATTCAAGAAAAAATATATTTAAGAAAGTAAATGCTAAGGAAATAATACCATTTAAAGATTTATCCGTAGGTGGCTTTTATACTTTTGGTGAATTTAACAATGTCAATAATAAAAATATGTTTTACACTGAAACAATGACTGTATTAGCACTTTCAGAAGATATCGATGCAAGAATTAAAATTATATCAGAAATTGACGATGAATATTCTTATTTTAATGAGGAGGATTCAGCATTATATAATCTTATAAAGAATACTGGGGAAGAATTAAATCAATTAAATATAAAATTAGAGGAAAAAATAAAAGAAAAAACAGATGAGTTAGAAAAACAATATTATACAGACAAGTTGACAGGTTTAGAAAATAGAAATAAACTAATTAATGATTTGTGTATAGAAAAATACAATAAGCTCACAATTGTTGATATAAGGTCTTTTAATGATATTAATGATTTTTATGGAAATACAATAGGCGATAAGGTATTGAAAGATATTTCTAAGTTAATTAGCTGGTATTGTAAGGAGAATAAATTAAATTCATACAGAGTAAATTCAGATATATTTGCTATAGCAAGTAGTGGTATAGCAAAAGAAGATTTCATTGCAAAAATACAATTTTTACAAAATGAAATAAACAATCAATGTTTCGTTTACGAAGAAGGTAAAATTTTCTTGACAATTGTAATGGGAGTTGCATTAGAAGAAGAATCACTATTTGAGAAAGCAGAAATGGCTTTAAATTATGCAAAAAAAAATAAAGAATTATTTCAAATATATAGGAAAGATCTTAATATATATGAGGGAATCAAGGAGAATATAATATGGACTAAAAAAATTAAAGATGCTATAGCTGAAAATAGAATAGTTCCATTTTTTCAACCAATAGTTAATAATAATTTAAAAACAATTGAGAAATGTGAAGCTTTAATTCGTATGATTGATGAAAATGGAAAAGTTATATCTCCATATTTTTTCTTGGATATAGCCAAAAGAGCTGGACTATATAAAGAATTAACTATAATAATGTTAGAAAAAACTTTTGAAGTTTTAAATAAAACTAATTATGAAATATCTATAAATCTTCTTCTTCAGGATATAATGAACAGTGAAATTAGAGCACTAATTATAAAGAAATTAAAGAATGTACGAAACCCTGAAAAGATTGTATTTGAAATAGTTGAATCGGAAGGTATTGAAAATTTTAATGAAGTTACTGAATTTATAAAAGAAATAAAAAAATATGGGTCGAAAATTGCAATTGATGATTTTGGAACTGGTTATTCAAATTTTAACTATCTTATGAAACTAAATGTAGATTATATAAAGATTGATGGATCAATTATTAAAAATGTGCATAAAGATAAGTCAGCAGAAATTGTTACAAAGACTATAGTATTATTTGCAAAAGAGTTGGGGATAGAAACTATTGCAGAATTTGTATCTGAAGAAGAAATATATAATAAAATAAAAGATTTGAATGTAGATTATTCTCAGGGATATTATTTTTCAGAACCAAAAGAAAATATAGGGTGA
- the nrdJ gene encoding ribonucleoside-triphosphate reductase, adenosylcobalamin-dependent, whose product MSELLSESFLSKYREINHTPLSNIGEFVYLRTYSRYLNNKKRRETWFETVLRTTEYNIELGIEFKKKQGLSINLQDEVKEAELLFDNLFNLRTFTSGRTLYMGGTDIVKEYPLSNYNCAFTMIEKFHDFVDIFYLLMIGSGVGVRIDKSLISKMPNIRRIFLDSEYNEDIHKFMPKEYMENTKLILDKVNPSAAKIKIGDSKEGWCNALETYFNLITSPEYIDIKKITFDYSYVRPEGERLKRFGGRASGHKSLKRMFEKINKVCSNLVEGRLRSIDVLDIATIISENVVSGGVRRSAMMIICDENDEDVINAKSKLYTIVNGNWIENSEVSHRKMSNNSVLYKEKPSLNKIKKILESIKINGEPGFINGSEAMRRKSTFKGCNPCGEILLNSHQCCNLSTNNLASFVNEDNNLDIDKLEKIIKLSTRVAIRMTLVNVELPDWNKIMQNDRIVGISLTGMMDMVNRTNMTYKNLGLLLKRLRDVVRSEGIKYCSELGISIPELMTTIKPEGSLSTLPCVSSGIHYSHSNYYIRRVRISTSDPLYKMIEKLKCYPIYNENGQSDENCTTKVIEFPIKAPYGKTKYDVGAIEQLELYKLSMINWTDHNTSITVHVRENEWNDVANWLYENFDYVVGITFLPLTDETYPLLPYESTTKEDYEERIKNIKPIDYELLAELDDDDEHEIIDKECANGVCPVR is encoded by the coding sequence ATGAGTGAACTATTATCAGAATCATTTTTAAGCAAATACAGAGAAATTAACCATACGCCTTTAAGCAATATTGGCGAATTTGTTTATTTACGAACTTATTCTAGATATTTAAACAATAAAAAAAGAAGAGAAACTTGGTTTGAAACAGTTCTTAGAACAACAGAATATAACATTGAACTTGGTATAGAATTTAAAAAGAAACAGGGATTAAGTATAAATCTACAAGATGAAGTAAAAGAAGCTGAACTGTTATTTGATAATTTATTCAATTTAAGGACCTTTACATCAGGTAGAACTCTTTATATGGGTGGAACTGATATAGTAAAAGAATATCCACTTTCAAATTATAACTGTGCATTTACAATGATTGAGAAATTCCATGATTTTGTAGACATATTCTATCTTCTCATGATTGGGTCAGGTGTCGGTGTTAGAATAGATAAATCTCTAATATCAAAAATGCCTAATATAAGGAGAATATTTCTTGACAGCGAATATAATGAAGATATTCATAAGTTCATGCCAAAAGAATATATGGAAAACACCAAACTTATTTTAGACAAGGTAAATCCATCAGCCGCTAAGATTAAAATTGGTGACAGCAAAGAAGGCTGGTGTAATGCTCTAGAAACTTACTTTAATTTGATTACAAGTCCTGAATATATTGATATTAAGAAAATTACATTTGACTACAGCTATGTAAGGCCTGAGGGTGAAAGATTAAAAAGGTTTGGGGGCAGAGCATCTGGTCATAAATCATTAAAAAGAATGTTTGAAAAAATAAATAAGGTTTGCAGTAATCTTGTTGAAGGGAGATTAAGGTCCATAGATGTGCTTGATATAGCTACCATAATAAGTGAGAATGTAGTTTCTGGTGGAGTTAGGCGTAGTGCAATGATGATAATTTGCGATGAAAATGATGAGGATGTTATAAATGCAAAAAGTAAATTATATACAATAGTCAATGGAAATTGGATTGAAAATTCAGAAGTATCTCATAGGAAAATGAGTAATAATTCTGTTTTATATAAAGAAAAACCATCGCTTAATAAAATAAAGAAAATCCTAGAATCCATAAAAATAAATGGTGAACCTGGTTTTATTAATGGAAGTGAAGCTATGAGAAGAAAAAGTACATTTAAAGGTTGTAACCCATGTGGAGAAATTTTGCTTAATTCACATCAATGCTGCAACCTATCAACTAACAATTTAGCCTCATTCGTAAATGAAGATAATAACCTAGATATTGATAAATTAGAAAAAATAATAAAGCTATCTACTAGAGTGGCTATTAGAATGACCCTAGTAAACGTAGAACTTCCAGATTGGAATAAAATCATGCAAAATGATAGAATCGTTGGAATATCATTAACTGGAATGATGGATATGGTAAATAGAACAAACATGACTTATAAAAATTTAGGTTTATTGCTAAAGCGTTTAAGAGATGTAGTTAGAAGCGAAGGTATTAAATACTGCTCAGAACTTGGAATTTCCATTCCTGAGCTTATGACAACAATTAAGCCTGAAGGATCTCTATCCACACTTCCATGTGTAAGTTCAGGAATACATTATTCACATTCTAATTATTATATTAGAAGAGTTAGGATCTCTACATCTGACCCTCTATATAAAATGATAGAAAAGCTAAAATGCTATCCAATTTATAATGAAAATGGTCAAAGTGATGAAAATTGCACAACAAAAGTTATAGAATTTCCAATCAAAGCTCCTTACGGAAAAACAAAATATGATGTTGGAGCTATAGAACAACTTGAACTTTATAAATTATCAATGATAAATTGGACTGATCACAATACTTCAATTACCGTACATGTAAGAGAAAATGAGTGGAATGATGTTGCCAATTGGCTCTATGAGAATTTTGACTATGTGGTTGGTATAACTTTCCTTCCTCTAACAGACGAAACTTACCCTCTTTTACCTTATGAATCTACAACAAAAGAAGATTATGAGGAACGTATAAAAAATATTAAACCTATAGATTATGAATTATTGGCTGAACTTGATGATGATGACGAACATGAAATAATTGATAAAGAGTGCGCAAATGGAGTTTGTCCAGTAAGGTAA
- a CDS encoding IS1634 family transposase, with protein MDKELLLENIEMEAYSHGKATLVAGMCKKLGVINIFDQYLTKQNGRKPDIAYGIMAQMMLANLCHSRRPLYLMDEYFEHIDIEGTFNSDAKPHNLTDDRFGCFLDNFHEAGPRKIFSEISMTAFATYGLSIKNINYDTTSKVMWGQYETEEGKIDEISIDYGYSKDKRNDKKQIKIGIGTANGIVVDAKVLSGNTDDKTYNNDAIDDVDEILKKSKTSKDSFYYVADSAFFTEENINKANGRDIKFITRAPETTNMSKIYIGKFFSERQLTKDVIFENAQGKKVKYQVLDYKSEYKGIPVKLAVCYSFTLEETKRKTISRHAEKEYAELEKKIKVFSKRSFACEADSQKEIEEFLKTKGKKLKYHSVNLNIEMNEKRKRKKADNKDSQKEYEYTINLEINREDSKIEAAIERECTFILASNDSDISCEEMLKEYKTQSSVEKKFQQLKAPEFIDDLFVKTPKRVEALTYMILIGLMILSVMEHVVRREMKKDNTIILGPGKIKMSKPSLKAIMGIFEYVPIQVIKVNNNCIRKFQKPLKDNQRQILNYLGLDESIFVGHAI; from the coding sequence ATGGATAAAGAGTTGTTATTGGAAAATATTGAAATGGAAGCATATAGCCATGGAAAAGCGACGCTTGTAGCAGGTATGTGTAAGAAACTAGGAGTTATCAACATCTTTGATCAATATTTGACTAAACAAAATGGGAGAAAGCCTGATATAGCTTATGGGATAATGGCTCAAATGATGTTAGCAAATCTTTGTCATTCAAGACGACCATTATATCTTATGGATGAGTATTTTGAACATATTGATATTGAAGGGACATTTAACAGCGATGCGAAGCCTCATAATCTTACAGATGATAGATTTGGCTGTTTTCTTGATAATTTTCATGAAGCTGGTCCAAGAAAAATTTTTTCTGAAATAAGTATGACTGCTTTCGCTACGTATGGATTGAGTATAAAGAATATTAATTACGATACTACCTCAAAGGTAATGTGGGGCCAGTATGAAACAGAAGAAGGTAAAATAGATGAAATATCAATTGATTATGGATATAGTAAAGATAAAAGAAATGATAAGAAACAAATAAAAATTGGAATTGGAACAGCTAACGGTATAGTTGTAGACGCAAAAGTTCTTTCGGGTAATACAGATGATAAAACTTATAATAATGACGCTATAGATGATGTTGATGAAATTTTAAAAAAATCCAAAACTAGTAAAGATTCATTCTACTATGTTGCAGATAGTGCATTTTTTACAGAAGAAAATATTAATAAAGCAAATGGTAGAGATATAAAATTTATAACAAGAGCTCCTGAAACAACAAATATGTCTAAAATCTATATTGGTAAATTTTTTAGTGAAAGACAGTTAACAAAAGATGTTATTTTTGAAAATGCCCAAGGTAAAAAAGTTAAATATCAAGTATTAGATTATAAATCAGAATATAAGGGGATTCCAGTTAAACTGGCAGTCTGTTATTCCTTCACTCTTGAAGAAACCAAAAGGAAAACTATTTCTAGGCATGCAGAAAAAGAATATGCCGAATTAGAGAAAAAAATCAAAGTATTTTCCAAGCGTAGCTTCGCGTGCGAAGCAGATTCACAAAAAGAAATAGAAGAGTTTTTAAAGACTAAAGGGAAAAAATTAAAATACCATTCTGTTAATTTGAATATTGAAATGAATGAAAAACGTAAGCGTAAAAAAGCTGATAATAAGGATTCACAAAAGGAATATGAATATACTATTAATTTAGAAATTAACCGTGAAGATTCAAAAATTGAAGCAGCAATTGAAAGAGAGTGTACTTTCATCTTAGCAAGTAATGATTCTGATATTTCATGTGAAGAAATGCTGAAAGAATACAAAACTCAAAGCAGCGTAGAGAAAAAGTTTCAGCAGCTAAAAGCACCAGAGTTTATAGATGACCTTTTTGTAAAAACTCCCAAAAGAGTTGAAGCCTTAACATACATGATACTTATTGGTTTAATGATTTTATCAGTAATGGAACATGTAGTCAGACGTGAGATGAAGAAAGATAATACGATTATACTTGGACCTGGAAAAATAAAAATGTCCAAGCCGAGTTTAAAAGCTATAATGGGTATCTTTGAGTATGTGCCTATACAAGTAATTAAAGTTAATAACAATTGTATAAGAAAGTTTCAAAAACCACTAAAAGATAATCAACGGCAGATATTGAATTATTTAGGTTTGGATGAAAGTATTTTTGTTGGACATGCTATTTAA
- a CDS encoding 3D domain-containing protein yields MIKLKINVIKTCIFLGVCLLGFETNFLDPQTKNIQINRIVTGSYKEDLDFQKESTDTDKYAESVKKSDEVSSDSVNTSSVKNQKQVGKPIKAELTAYSDDPRCSGKWESQTAMQTRTRIGVIAAPSNIPLGSKMYIPELQSYKSDGMFDVEDRGGAIKVKKDGTYVIDVWVPSYEEAKQFGRKTTTIYLLE; encoded by the coding sequence TTGATTAAATTAAAAATAAATGTTATAAAAACTTGTATATTTCTAGGAGTATGTTTGTTAGGATTTGAAACAAACTTTTTAGATCCGCAAACTAAAAATATTCAAATAAATAGAATTGTTACAGGTAGCTATAAAGAAGATCTTGATTTCCAAAAAGAAAGTACCGATACTGATAAATATGCAGAATCAGTAAAGAAATCAGATGAAGTTTCATCTGATTCAGTAAATACATCATCGGTAAAAAATCAAAAGCAGGTAGGTAAACCTATTAAAGCAGAATTAACTGCATATAGCGATGATCCTAGATGTTCAGGGAAATGGGAGTCACAGACAGCAATGCAGACAAGAACAAGAATAGGTGTTATTGCGGCCCCATCTAATATACCGCTTGGAAGCAAGATGTATATTCCAGAGTTGCAAAGTTATAAATCTGATGGCATGTTTGATGTTGAAGATAGAGGTGGAGCAATTAAAGTAAAGAAAGATGGCACTTATGTAATAGATGTTTGGGTCCCGTCATATGAAGAAGCCAAACAATTTGGTAGAAAAACTACTACTATATATCTATTAGAATAA
- a CDS encoding 4Fe-4S binding protein, protein MTKNELESLKLEGFMQQQEKEYFSLRILTDAGNLSSNEMVCLAEISELYGNGYMGFTTRQCVEIPWIREDLIPEVKKRILSVGIKTGGTGTRVVAVAACKGALCRFGLLDSQEIAKNLDRKFLGIDLPGKFKIGVAACPNNCVKAPISDLGFLAQNEPKVEADMCKGCKICERTCKVDAISMVHKKAVIDYDKCISCGQCIKACPFKAMKLENEGVAVYLGGKFGRNLRIGNRLKKLYQPDELEAITEMVIEYYKNNAIKGERLGMTISRLGFNHIRNALDI, encoded by the coding sequence ATGACTAAAAATGAGCTTGAATCATTAAAATTAGAAGGTTTCATGCAGCAACAAGAAAAAGAATATTTTTCACTTAGAATACTGACAGATGCAGGAAATTTAAGTTCTAATGAAATGGTTTGTCTAGCAGAAATATCTGAATTATATGGAAATGGATACATGGGATTTACAACACGGCAATGTGTTGAAATACCTTGGATTAGAGAAGATTTGATTCCAGAGGTTAAGAAAAGGATATTAAGCGTAGGAATCAAGACCGGAGGTACTGGTACAAGGGTTGTAGCTGTAGCTGCTTGCAAAGGAGCACTTTGTAGGTTCGGATTATTAGATTCACAAGAAATAGCTAAAAATCTCGATAGAAAGTTTTTAGGAATAGATCTTCCAGGTAAATTTAAAATTGGAGTAGCAGCATGTCCTAATAATTGTGTAAAAGCTCCAATCAGTGATTTGGGTTTTTTAGCTCAAAATGAACCAAAGGTTGAGGCAGATATGTGCAAAGGATGTAAGATTTGCGAGCGTACTTGTAAAGTTGACGCGATATCAATGGTACATAAAAAAGCAGTAATAGATTACGATAAATGCATTTCTTGTGGGCAATGTATCAAAGCATGTCCTTTTAAAGCTATGAAGTTAGAGAATGAAGGAGTTGCAGTATATTTAGGTGGAAAGTTTGGAAGAAATTTAAGAATAGGAAATCGTCTTAAAAAACTTTACCAGCCTGATGAATTGGAAGCTATTACAGAAATGGTTATTGAGTATTATAAAAATAATGCTATCAAAGGTGAAAGATTAGGAATGACAATAAGTAGACTAGGTTTTAATCATATAAGGAACGCACTAGATATATAG
- a CDS encoding sigma-54-dependent transcriptional regulator gives MKAKILFLAPYFGLKEIAMSVSSEYKDFQIDVYQGNYEQGPKILKQVNINKKYDVIITRGGTAEICRKITQTPIVEIHINAFDILRILKLSEGYKGKKIFFSYPNIFESFKQLSDLLGYSIESKCYFEHKDIPDLIKELKQENYELIIGDNMVYETAQEFGINSILITSGIEAVKSAIDEAVRLCNALSNNKDLRSEAIDYTYYEKREKSNIDDFIKILNPDEISPSFVHTVFPQTILSQISHLSNTPLPTIITGEDGMCKNDIGYLCTYYGPQKRKSLICISCHSIPEYYNYDFLYKIIIDNFKNQGGTLFLEDIDTLHTEGQKKIANILKKLSRNNTIKIIASCELPVELCVSSGKLLRQLRSIIDEVRIELNPLKNYSNEISNMISMYLSKLDLRCASQVVGIKEGGIKLLSEYAWPENIRQFMRVVNQLALKCNGSYINVDEVKTALKAEIENHKNASLVPIDLNGSLKEIETRIIKYVMEQEGMNQVKVEKRLKISHSTLWRKLK, from the coding sequence ATGAAAGCAAAAATACTTTTTTTAGCGCCCTACTTTGGCTTAAAAGAAATCGCAATGTCAGTTTCATCTGAATATAAGGATTTTCAAATTGATGTGTATCAAGGAAATTATGAACAAGGACCAAAAATTCTGAAACAAGTAAATATAAACAAAAAATATGATGTGATCATAACAAGAGGTGGTACTGCAGAAATTTGCAGGAAAATCACTCAAACTCCTATTGTTGAAATTCATATTAATGCCTTTGATATACTTAGAATTTTAAAATTATCTGAAGGATATAAAGGGAAAAAAATATTTTTTTCTTATCCAAATATATTTGAATCATTTAAACAGTTAAGCGACCTTTTAGGTTACTCAATCGAATCAAAGTGTTATTTTGAACATAAAGATATTCCAGACTTAATTAAAGAACTAAAACAAGAAAACTACGAACTCATTATCGGCGATAATATGGTATATGAAACAGCGCAAGAGTTTGGAATTAATAGCATACTTATTACAAGTGGAATTGAAGCTGTAAAAAGCGCTATTGATGAAGCAGTACGCTTATGCAACGCTCTTTCTAATAATAAAGACTTAAGATCTGAAGCAATTGACTATACATATTATGAAAAAAGAGAAAAAAGTAATATTGATGATTTTATAAAAATATTAAATCCAGATGAAATATCACCAAGCTTTGTACATACAGTATTTCCTCAAACAATTCTTTCTCAAATATCACATCTAAGTAACACACCACTTCCAACAATCATTACTGGCGAAGACGGAATGTGCAAGAATGATATCGGATATTTATGCACTTACTATGGTCCTCAAAAAAGAAAAAGCTTAATATGTATAAGCTGTCACTCTATTCCTGAATATTACAACTACGACTTTCTATATAAAATCATAATTGATAATTTTAAAAACCAAGGCGGCACATTATTTCTGGAGGATATTGATACGTTACATACAGAAGGGCAAAAAAAGATAGCTAATATTTTAAAAAAATTATCTAGAAACAATACTATTAAAATAATTGCGTCTTGCGAATTACCTGTTGAACTCTGTGTTAGTAGCGGAAAATTACTTAGGCAGCTCCGTTCAATAATTGATGAAGTTAGAATTGAATTAAATCCTTTAAAAAATTACAGCAATGAAATCAGCAATATGATAAGTATGTATCTTTCAAAACTAGATTTAAGATGTGCAAGCCAAGTGGTAGGTATAAAAGAAGGTGGTATAAAATTGCTATCTGAATACGCTTGGCCTGAAAATATACGACAATTTATGAGAGTCGTAAACCAATTAGCACTTAAATGTAATGGCTCTTATATTAATGTTGACGAAGTAAAAACAGCATTAAAGGCTGAAATTGAAAATCATAAAAATGCTTCTCTAGTCCCTATTGATTTAAATGGAAGCTTAAAAGAAATAGAAACTCGTATTATAAAGTATGTAATGGAGCAAGAAGGAATGAATCAGGTCAAAGTTGAGAAAAGATTGAAAATTAGTCATAGTACATTATGGAGAAAGCTAAAATGA